The Streptomyces sp. 135 sequence GGTGCTGTTGCGTCAGGCCACCACAGTGGCCCGGAAAACCGTGCCCACTCCGGACACTTCGACCTTTTCTCCGGCGGGGACGAACCCGGACTGGCCGGGCGTCAGGGGCAGTTCGCCCGCGCGGACCGAACCCGCAGTGCAGAGCAGGATCTGCGGGGTGGCGGCGGTGAGGTCGTGCGGGGCGGCGCCCTCCGGCAGCGTGAAGCGGGAGAGGCGGAATTCGTCGATCGGGGTTTCGTAGACCTCTTCGTCGGCGGGGGACGCCTCGGGGCGCAGGACGCCGGGATCGGTCGCCTCGAAGCGGACGATGCGCAGGAGTTCGGGTACGTCGACGTGTTTGGGGGTCAGTCCGCAGCGCAGGACGTTGTCGGAGTTGGCCATGATCTCGACGCCGAGGCCGTCGAGGTAGGCGTGCGGGACGCCGGCGCCGAGGAACAGGGCCTCGCCGGGCTGGAGTCGTACGTGGTTGAGGAGCATCGCGGCGATGACGCCCGGGTCGCCCGGGTAGTGGTGGGCGATGCCGGCGTACGGGGCGTAGGGGCCGCCGAGGCGCTGCGCGGCGCCCGTGACCTCGGCGACCGTCTCGGCCATCTGTTCGGGATCGGCGGTCAGTACGGCCGTCAGGACCTCGCGCAGGGCGGCGTCCTCGGGGTGGGCGCGGAGCAGGTCGACGTACGGCTTGAGGGAGTCGACGCCGAGGGTCTCCAGGAGGTCGGCGGTCTCGGCGGGGGCGCGGAAGCCGCACAGGCCGTCGAACGCCGTGAGGGCGCATATCAGTTCGGGCTTGTGGTTGGCGTCCTTGTAGTTGCGGTTCGGGGCGTCCATGGGGACGCCCCTGCTCTCCTCGTCCGCGTAACCCTCCTTCGCCTGGGCGAGATCGGGGTGCACCTGGAGCGAGAGCGGGGCGCCCGCGGCGAGGATCTTGAGGAGGAAGGGCAGGCGCGGGCCGAACTTGGCGACCGCCTCCGGGCCGAGCTCGCGCTCCGGGTCCGCCTCGATGACCGCGTTGAGCGCGCCCCGCTCGGTGCGCGAGGGCGCGCCCGGGTGGGCGCCCATCCACATCTCGGCCTGCGGCTCACCGCTCGGCTCGACGCCGAGGAGCTCCGCGATGGCGGTGGTGGAACCCCAGGCGTAGGGGCGGATGGTGTTGCTGAGGCGGTCCACGGAGGGGTTCTCCTTTACTGCGTACGCGAGTGCTGAACTGCCGCCGGTCCGGTCGGCGGGGGTGCGGCCTGAGCGGTCATGATCGGCCCCCGGAGGCGAGCGCCAGGTAAACGGCGGCGAAATCCGTGACGGCGATCAGCTCCGCGAGCGCTTCCAGTTCGTCGGCCGCCTCCGGTTCCAGTTCGCTGAGCGCGACGTCGTGGCCGTGCGCCAGTTCGCGGGCCGCGGGCGCCGCGGTGAGGCCGCCCAGGTCCGCCGGGCGGTCGCGGAGCAGCACCACGCGGGCGCGCAGGGCCGCTGGTCGTCGACGCGGTCGCGGAAGAAGTCGTCGGTGTCGTCGCCGCCCGCGGGGTTGCCCGCCAGGAGGGCGCCGTGAGCGGGCAGGGCCTCGGCAGCTCGGCGGCGAGCGCCGCGTGCCCGGCCAGCTCGGCGAGGGTGGCGGCGAAGCGGCGGCCCGCGGCCCCCGCGGACTGGCCCTCGGTCCAGATGAGCGGGAGCGCGTCGGCCAGCTCGGCGGCGAGTGTCTTGGCGGGGTTGCTGTACGTCGCGATGGCCGGGCCGCAGCGTTCCGCGACGCGGTCGAGGCGGTCGGCGACCTTCTGGAGGGTGTCGACCGGGGCGGTGATCAGGCCGGTGCGGTCCAGGAGGACGAGGAGCGGGACGAGCAGGGCCCACAGGGTGCACGGGGCGCCGGGCGCGGCTTCGTCCTCGACGCGGCGTGCCTCGTACGAGGCGGTCTCCCTGGTGGCTTCGTCGTGCGCGCCCTCGTACGCGCCGTAGGGCGAGGCGGCCAGGGGCACGGTGAGGCCGTGGCTGCCCGCCACGCTCTCCGCGAGGGGGGTGCGCACGGGGGCGACGGCGACAACCGTGCAACCGCGGCGGTACGCCTGCTCGGCGAGGAGCGTCAGGCCCGGTTCGGAGCCGTCCGGGGTGGCGATGAGCAGCAGGTCCACCGGTCCCACCCAGCCGGGCAGTGCCCAGCGCAGGGCGCCCGCGGCGGGGGCGACGCCGGTCGGGGCGAGGCGGATGACGGGGCAGGCGGCGCCCGCGAGGCCGTCGAGCAGGTCGGCGACGCAGACGACGGCGGTGCCCGGTCCCGCGATCAGGATGGCGCGGGGGCGGCCGTCGGGCTTCAGTTCCGTCAGGTTACCTCGGCGGCGTGCCGGACCGCTGTGCGGACCCGGGCGCCCGCCTCGGCCGCGCCGCGCAGCAGTCCGCGGCGGTCGGCGCGGGCCAGCGCCTCGGGGTCGTCGAGCAAGGACTCGTCGAGCATGGGGAGGGGCCTCCGATCGCCGTGCGCGGCTTCCTGCGCGCTGCTGGGTCGTGCCGGGGCGGGTGCCGTTACGCGGGGCGGCGGGCCTCGTCGACCAGCAGTACGGGGATGCCGTCGCGGACGGGGTAGGCGAGGCCGCACTCCTTGGCGTCCGCCGTGCAGATCAGCTCGCTGTCCGTCTCCTTGAGCGGGGCGTGGCAGGCCGGGCAGGCGAGGATCTCCAGGAGGCCGGCTTCGAGCGCCATGGGGTGGGTCCCTTCGAGCTGATGTGGTGAGGTTTTCGCGGTGGTGCGAGGCGGTGGACCGCGCTCCCGCGGTACGGGATCCCGCGGTGCCGCCTCGCCGTACGCGGCCTGGTCAGCCTACCTCCGTGGCAGGCGGCCCGGGTGGCCGTCAGCCGCGGATGATGGCCAGCGCCTCGTCGCGGACCTTGGCCATGGTGGCCTCGTCCCTGGCCTCCACGTTCAGCCGCAGGAGCGGCTCGGTGTTGGAGGCGCGGACGTTGAACCACCAGTCGGCGGCGGTGACCGTCAGGCCGTCCAGCTCGTCCAGGGCGACCCCGTCCTGTCCCTCGTACGCCGTCTTGATGGCTGCCAGGCGGGCGGTCTGGTCGTCGACCGTGGAGTTGATCTCGCCGGAGCCGGCGTAGCGGTCGTACTGCGCGACGAGGCCGGAGAGCGGGCCGTCCTGCTCGGCGAGGGCCGCGAGGACGTGGAGGGCGGCGAGCATGCCCGTGTCCGCGTTCCAGAAGTCCTTGAAGTAGTAGTGCGCGGAGTGCTCGCCGCCGAAGATCGCGCCGGTCCTGGCCATCTCCGCCTTGATGAAGGAGTGGCCCACGCGCGTGCGCACGGGCGTGCCGCCGTTCTCCTTGACGACCTCCGGGACCGACCAGGAGGTGATGAGGTTGTGGATGACCGTGCCGGAGCCGCCGTGCTTGGCGAGTTCGCGGGAGGCGACCAGGGCGGTGATGGCCGACGGGGAGACCGGGGCGCCGTTCTCGTCGACGACGAAGCAGCGGTCCGCGTCGCCGTCGAAGGCGATGCCCAGGTCGGCGCCCTCGGCGCGCACGCGCTCCTGGAGGTCCACGATGTTCGCCGGGTCGAGCGGGTTGGCCTCGTGGTTGGGGAAGGTGCCGTCCAGCTCGAAGTACATCGGCACGAGCTCCAGGGGCAGACCCTCGAAGACGGTGGGGACCGTGTGCCCGCCCATGCCGTTGCCCGCGTCGACGACGACCTTCAGGCTGCGGTTGGCCCTCAGGTCGACCAGGCCGCGCAGGTGCGCGGCGTAGTCGGTGAGGGTGTCGCGCTGCGTGAGGGTGCCGGGGGTCGCCGCGGGCTCGGGGGCGCCGGTCTCGGACCAGCCCTCCACCAGGGCGCGGATCTCCGCGAGTCCGGTGTCCTGGCCGACCGGAGCCGCGCCCGCGCGGCACATCTTGATGCCGTTGTACTGGGCGGGGTTGTGCGAGGCGGTGAACATCGCGCCCGGCAGGTTCAGCGCGCCCGAGGCGTAGTACAGCTGGTCCGTCGAGCAGAGGCCGATCTCCGTGACGTCCACGCCACGCGCCGCCGCCCCGCGCGCGAAGGCCCGCGAGAGCCCCGGCGAGGAGGGGCGCATGTCATGGCCGACCACGATCGCGTCCGCCGCCGTGACCTGCGCGAAAGCCGCCCCGAACAGCTCGGCCAGCGACTCGTCCCACTGATCCGGGACCACCCCGCGAACGTCGTACGCCTTCACGATCTGGGACAGATCAGCAGTCACGGCCAACCCTCTCTACAAGCTCTGCGAGTTACGTCGGTACGTCGGTCACCCCACGTCGGTCGTCCCAAACTACCCGCAACGACCGACAACGAACGGAGAGCGGGCACCGAGCCACAGCCCCGCCCCCGTCAAGGAAGCATCCAGCCGAGCACGGCCGTGCTCTGCCCGACCACGATCAGGCACATCACCAGGAGCAGTCCGAGGCTCCACGGCAGCACCTTGCGCAGCAGATCCCCCTCTTTGCCCGCGAGGCCGACGGCGGCGCACGCGATGGTCAGGTTCTGCGGGGAGATCATCTTGCCGAGGACCCCGCCCGAGCTGTTGGCGGCCGCGAGCAGCTCCGGCGAGAGCCCGGACTGCTGGGCCGCCGTCACCTGGAGGGCGCCGAAGAGGGCGTTGGCGGAGGTGTCGGAGCCGGTCACCGCGACGCCGAACCAGCCGAGCACCGGCGAGAGGAAGGCGAGGCCCGCGCCCGCGGCGGCCACGTAGTGCCCGATCGTGGCGGCCTGTCCGGAGAGGTTCATGACGTACGCGAGGGCGAGCACGGACGTCACGGTGAGGATCGCGAAGCGCAACTCGTGGACGGTGGCCGCCCATTCCCGTACCGCCACGCGCGCGTGCACCCCGATGACCGCCGCCGTGCCGACCCCGGCCAGCAGCACGAGCGTCCCGCCGGTCGCCACGAGCGGCAGCGAGAAGACGTTGCCGCCGACCGGGTCCCCCGAGGGGTCGGCCACGTTCAGGAAGGGCCAGTCGAAGGTCCGCGTCGCCTTCGTGAGGAGGTCCTTGACGGCCGGTATCTGGGCGAGGGAGAAGACGGCGACGATGAGGGCGTAGGGGGCGTAGGCGCGCAGCACCTCGGGGCGCGGGTCGTGGTGGTCGAGGTCGTCGCTGCGTACGCCGGTGAGGACCGCGGCGCGTACGGGCTCGGCGGCGGGCCGTCGGGCGTGCGGCACGGCCATCAGCGCGCCCGCGCCCGCCAGGGCCGCCCCGATGTCGGCGAGTTGCGCGGAGACGTGGTTGGAGGCCGCGAACTGGGCGGCGGCGAACGCGAACCCGCACGCGAGCGCCGGTACCCAGGTCTCGCGCAGCCCGCGCCGCCCGTCCACGAGCCACACCAGGAGCAGTGGGACGACCAGGGCGAGCAGCGGGGTCTGGCGGCCGACGACGGTGGCGACGGTGTCCAGGGGGGAGGCCCGTCACCTGGGCGAGCGTCACCACGGGCGTGCCCATGGCGCCGAAGGCCACGGGCGCGGTGTTGGCCACGAGGGCGACGACCGCGGCGCGCACCGGATCGAAGCCGAGGGCGACGAGCATGACCGCGCTGATCGCGACGGGCGCCCCGAAGCCCGCGAGGGCCTCCAGGAGCGCGCCGAAGCAGAAGGCCACGACGAGGGCCTGGATGCGCGGGTCGTCGGAGAGGCGTCCGAAGGAGCGGCGCAGGATGTCGAAGTGCCGGGTGCGGACCGTCATGCGGTACACCCACAGGGCGTTGACGACGATCCACAGGATGGGGAAAAGCCCGAAGAGGGCTCCTTGCACGGCGCTGGAGGCGGTCTGGCCGAGCGGCATGCCGTACGCGAGCCAGGCGACGAGGACGGCGACCGCGAGGCCGATGAGGCCTGCCCGGTGGGCCTTCATGCGGACGGCGCCGAGAAGGACGAGAACGGTCAGGAGGGGCAGGGTCGCGACGAGTGCGGACAGGCCGAGCGAGTCGGCCACGGGCTCCAGTTGCTGCACGTACACGGAACGCCTCCCGGGCTATGGGGTGGCGAAATCGTCATGGCCTCGGTGAACGGGCGTCAACGTGCGGGAAGGAGAGGATCCGGTGAAGGGGCGTCAGGCTCCGCTTCGGGCGGCCTCAAGGGCTACGGCCTTCAGGACTACGGCGACCAAGAGGCCGGCCTTGAGGACGTCGGCCTTCAGGACTCGGGGGAACGCAGCACGCGGAGGTGGCCGCGCCGCGCGACCTCCATCGGGTCCGTCCTGCGTGTGCCACCGCCCTCGGCCGCGCGCTCCTGGGGCCGGGCCGCCTCACGCACGGCGTTGGCGAGCGCTTCGAGGTCGTCGCCCGAGGGGCGGGGCGGGGCGGAGGCGTCGGCGAGCCGGACGACCTCCCAGCCGCGGGGCGCGGTGAGGCGCTCGGAGTGCTCGGCGCACAGGTCGTAGCAGTGGGGTTCGGCGTACGTGGCGAGGGGGCCGAGGACCGCGGTCGAGTCGGCGTAGACGTACGTCAGCGTCGCGACGGCGGGACGGCCGCAAGCGGTGCGCGAACAGCGACGTACAGGGCTCACGACGTTGGACGGTACCGCACTCTTGAGCGGGCCGCGACGACTCTCCATGAGGTCACTCCACCGTGTCGTGCCGTGGTCCCCGCGTCGGCGTGCCGCGACGGCACCGCGTTGACCTGCGCAGACGCCTGTGACTCCAGGGGCGGGTGGTGTTGAATCCGGTCACCACATGGCGTGAATCACGTCATGTGGCGCGCGCTCGACGGTCCAGGAGAGATACGGAATCGAGTCCAAACTCGTCCGGAACGGTCAGGAAGCGACATGCCGCGCAGCGCCCGATAAGGCCGATCCCGGGGACTACGCTTCATCAGTGATGGACGACCCCGTACAGCCCCGTTCCGCAGAACCGAGGCCCCGCCGCCGCGACCGCCACGGCAGGGGCATGCGCGGTCCCGTGGCGCCGCCGCAGGTACCGCTCTCCGCGAGCCGCGCCGAGGCCTTCACGGACCTCGTGCAGGACTCCGTGGAGCGGCTCGAGCGGCGCTGGCCCCAGCTCGCGGAGGTCGAGTTCCTGGTCCTTGAGGTACCGCCCCTGGGTGGCCCCGGCGGAGCCGACGGGGAGTGGCAGGACGAGGCGGTGCCGCTCGGTGGTTCCCTCTCCGCGTCCGAGGGGAAGCCGGCCCGCGTGATCATCTACCGGCGGCCGGTCGAGATCCGCACCAAGGGGCGCGACGAGCGCGCCGCCCTGGTGCACGAGGTCGTCGTCGAGCAGGTCGCCGATCTGCTCGGCCTCTCCCCGGAGTCGGTCGATCCGCGCTACGGCGACGAGGACTGACGCCGGCTCCCGCCACCTCGCCGGTTACTTCTGCAGGACCGCCAGATCGCGTTCCGCCTCCGGGACAGCGACCGATCCGCGGTCGTCCGGCAGCGTCTGGATCGTGAACATCGGGATGCCGTCCTCGGGCAGGGCCAGCATCCGCGAGCCGTAGACCTGGCCGCCGGACACCGGCTCCACGGTCAGGGCGTACGCACCCTTGAGGCCGGCCGGCACCGGCGGCTGCCCGACCTCCAGGGTCGTGCCGCCCTTGACCGTGTACGTCTTCGTGGCCGGCGAGCCGCCCTCCGTGCCCGCCGAGGCCGTGACCTTCACCTTGGCCGTCTCCTCCGGGGCCACCAGGGAGAGCGTGGAGCCCTTGGCACGGTTGTCGGCGACCGTCGCGCGCGTGCCGACCGCGTCCGTCGCCGGGATGAACGCCGTCTCCTTCTCGCTGCCCTTGCCGCGGGTGACGCGCAGCGCCGCGACCACAGGGACCGCCTTGTCACTCGGCGAGAGCAGCAGCGAACCGGCCTCCCCCTTGGTGACGTCCCCGAGGTCCACGGCGGCCGTCATGCCCGCCTTGACGTGCAGGTTCTCGTGCCCGGCGGGAGTAAGGGTGCCGGTCGGCGAGGCCAGCTGGACCTTCAGGTCGGCGTCGTCGGAGCCGGGCGCGAAGGCCACCAGGCGCACCGACGTGGCGTCCTTCGGGATGCCGGGCAGGACCGCTGCGGGGGCCGGGTCGGCGGAGGCCGGCAGCCAGTCACCGCCGATCTTGTCGTCGGAGGACTGCACGGCGGCGGCGACCCGGCCGCTGCGCGCCGTCACGTGCATCGTGAGGTTCGTGTACTCCTTGTCGGCGAGCGTGGACAGCAGCACCGGGACGCTGGAGTGCGGCTGGACCTGGATCGCCTCGCCCACCGGGGAGGTGACCTCGCCGTCCGGGCCGAAGAGCTCCACGTCGACGACGGCCGCGGAGTCGTCGGGGTTCGTCAGGTGGATGTAGTCGCTGCGGCCCTTGGCGGTGCTCGTGCCCGGGAACCAGAAGTCCGTGTCGGGCGCGGTGCAGTTGGTGCCCTGCGCGCCACGGCCGCTGCCCGCGGAGTACGTCGTGGTCTGCTGCACGGTCCAGCCGGGGGCGAGCGCGCCGTCGGCGGTGCCGATGAGCACGGGGGCCTCGGCGCCCGACTCCTCGCCGCCGACCGCCACGCCCGGCTTGCGCTGGGTCAGGAAGGGCTTGGCCTTCTTGTCCTTGGCGCCCTCTTGGGGCACGTCCGACAACTGCTTGGTGACGGGCAGCAGTTCCGCCTTGCCGCCGCCTTCGGAGCCGCTCGGCTTCGGGGTGAAGGCGGTGTACGAGGTCTCGGCGAGGTCGGGGGCGCTGGGTGCCGGGCAGAGCAGGCTGGTGCGCTCCACGGGCAGCCGGGCGGCGGCCTTGGCGCCGTCGTCGTCCGTGCCGCCGGGGGCGCTGGACGCGGCGTATCCGGTGACGGCGCCGAGCGCGACGACCACGGCGATCAGGGACTGGGTGGTGCGGTTCACTGCTGGCTCCCGTCGGGGCGCTCACTGTCGGTGCCGTGGGGCGGCCGCGGGGGCGCCGGCGGCATCGGGGGGTGCTGCTCGTACGGCGCCTCTCCGTAGGACCCGCCGTACTGCTGCTGGTCCCCTCCGTAGGCCCCGCCGACCGCCCCGTAGGAGGCGTACGGGTCGTACTGGCCGTTCTGGTAGGCCTCCGGCTCGTACCGCGGCTGTTCGTAGGCACCGGCCGGGTACTGGCCGCCCTGGTACTGCTGATCGCCGCCGTACGTGCCGTACTCGGCGCCCGTGCGGGCGGGTGCCTGCCCATCCGCGTAGGACTGTGCCGGTGACTGCTGCTGCGGGACGGCGGCGAGGGGCTCATCGGCGGCGGTAGGCGGCGCGTCCTGGCCCGCCTCCTGCGCGGCCTGCTCGCTCTGGGCCCGCAGCCTGC is a genomic window containing:
- a CDS encoding DUF3499 domain-containing protein, whose protein sequence is MESRRGPLKSAVPSNVVSPVRRCSRTACGRPAVATLTYVYADSTAVLGPLATYAEPHCYDLCAEHSERLTAPRGWEVVRLADASAPPRPSGDDLEALANAVREAARPQERAAEGGGTRRTDPMEVARRGHLRVLRSPES
- a CDS encoding metallopeptidase family protein, yielding MDDPVQPRSAEPRPRRRDRHGRGMRGPVAPPQVPLSASRAEAFTDLVQDSVERLERRWPQLAEVEFLVLEVPPLGGPGGADGEWQDEAVPLGGSLSASEGKPARVIIYRRPVEIRTKGRDERAALVHEVVVEQVADLLGLSPESVDPRYGDED
- the manA gene encoding mannose-6-phosphate isomerase, class I — protein: MDRLSNTIRPYAWGSTTAIAELLGVEPSGEPQAEMWMGAHPGAPSRTERGALNAVIEADPERELGPEAVAKFGPRLPFLLKILAAGAPLSLQVHPDLAQAKEGYADEESRGVPMDAPNRNYKDANHKPELICALTAFDGLCGFRAPAETADLLETLGVDSLKPYVDLLRAHPEDAALREVLTAVLTADPEQMAETVAEVTGAAQRLGGPYAPYAGIAHHYPGDPGVIAAMLLNHVRLQPGEALFLGAGVPHAYLDGLGVEIMANSDNVLRCGLTPKHVDVPELLRIVRFEATDPGVLRPEASPADEEVYETPIDEFRLSRFTLPEGAAPHDLTAATPQILLCTAGSVRAGELPLTPGQSGFVPAGEKVEVSGVGTVFRATVVA
- a CDS encoding Trm112 family protein, with translation MALEAGLLEILACPACHAPLKETDSELICTADAKECGLAYPVRDGIPVLLVDEARRPA
- a CDS encoding phosphomannomutase/phosphoglucomutase; this encodes MTADLSQIVKAYDVRGVVPDQWDESLAELFGAAFAQVTAADAIVVGHDMRPSSPGLSRAFARGAAARGVDVTEIGLCSTDQLYYASGALNLPGAMFTASHNPAQYNGIKMCRAGAAPVGQDTGLAEIRALVEGWSETGAPEPAATPGTLTQRDTLTDYAAHLRGLVDLRANRSLKVVVDAGNGMGGHTVPTVFEGLPLELVPMYFELDGTFPNHEANPLDPANIVDLQERVRAEGADLGIAFDGDADRCFVVDENGAPVSPSAITALVASRELAKHGGSGTVIHNLITSWSVPEVVKENGGTPVRTRVGHSFIKAEMARTGAIFGGEHSAHYYFKDFWNADTGMLAALHVLAALAEQDGPLSGLVAQYDRYAGSGEINSTVDDQTARLAAIKTAYEGQDGVALDELDGLTVTAADWWFNVRASNTEPLLRLNVEARDEATMAKVRDEALAIIRG
- a CDS encoding DUF5719 family protein, translated to MNRTTQSLIAVVVALGAVTGYAASSAPGGTDDDGAKAAARLPVERTSLLCPAPSAPDLAETSYTAFTPKPSGSEGGGKAELLPVTKQLSDVPQEGAKDKKAKPFLTQRKPGVAVGGEESGAEAPVLIGTADGALAPGWTVQQTTTYSAGSGRGAQGTNCTAPDTDFWFPGTSTAKGRSDYIHLTNPDDSAAVVDVELFGPDGEVTSPVGEAIQVQPHSSVPVLLSTLADKEYTNLTMHVTARSGRVAAAVQSSDDKIGGDWLPASADPAPAAVLPGIPKDATSVRLVAFAPGSDDADLKVQLASPTGTLTPAGHENLHVKAGMTAAVDLGDVTKGEAGSLLLSPSDKAVPVVAALRVTRGKGSEKETAFIPATDAVGTRATVADNRAKGSTLSLVAPEETAKVKVTASAGTEGGSPATKTYTVKGGTTLEVGQPPVPAGLKGAYALTVEPVSGGQVYGSRMLALPEDGIPMFTIQTLPDDRGSVAVPEAERDLAVLQK